In Drosophila teissieri strain GT53w chromosome 2R, Prin_Dtei_1.1, whole genome shotgun sequence, the following proteins share a genomic window:
- the LOC122614377 gene encoding uncharacterized protein LOC122614377, whose translation MHRAIGIPLLWRPPLWNLRISNGYAKDAKTLKRLGTSPRNVRDHPEGCTPQTLNTTAFTSPDFIPPSTYRIVDEKEQLGPKAGKEKTYKNPEYYSYYRYSYYDLKTIVDTIKKKQSTRK comes from the coding sequence ATGCATCGTGCTATAGGAATTCCGCTTTTGTGGCGCCCACCTTTATGGAACTTAAGGATCAGCAACGGCTACGCGAAGGATGCCAAGACCCTTAAGCGACTGGGCACCAGTCCGCGAAATGTTCGCGATCACCCCGAAGGATGTACGCCCCAAACTCTGAACACCACGGCCTTCACTTCCCCGGATTTCATACCCCCCTCAACCTACCGAATCGTGGACGAAAAGGAGCAACTGGGACCCAAGGCGGGAAAAGAGAAAACCTACAAGAATCCGGAGTACTACAGCTATTATCGCTACTCGTACTACGACCTGAAGACAATCGTGGATACCATTAAAAAGAAGCAATCAACTAGGAAGTAA
- the LOC122614302 gene encoding uncharacterized protein LOC122614302, giving the protein MPLTCHRLLLPLLLFACQLLAEIPQCFHFTWIGAYSNHSNILTETCESRVGDFNEIPCAEPLVVTLDDTVPDVKALWQNNTENRENFLCQMSPGRSCVKYSYIFKGGFQNITYMCANVNSTNGCYRQTHATGMVVEACVCTSRVGLIPCNGCSKSQSAVVGWALCLLGLYQWLYKYRIV; this is encoded by the exons ATGCCACTGACATGTCATcgtttgctgctgccgctgctcctgtTCGCTTGTCAACTGCTGGCTGAAA TTCCGCAGTGCTTTCACTTCACCTGGATAGGTGCCTACTCGAATCACTCGAACATTCTCACGGAGACCTGCGAGTCCCGCGTGGGTGACTTCAATGAGATACCCTGCGCGGAGCCGCTGGTTGTGACAC TTGACGACACAGTGCCGGATGTGAAGGCGCTGTGGCAAAACAACACCGAGAATCGCGAGAACTTTCTGTGCCAAATGTCGCCGGGTCGGTCATGCGTGAAATACTCGTACATCTTCAAGGGCGGAT TTCAAAACATCACGTACATGTGCGCCAATGTGAACAGCACCAACGGATGCTATCGACAGACCCACGCAACTGGCATGGTTGTGGAGGCATGTGTCTGCACCTCCCGCGTGGGCCTGATACCCTGTAATGGCTGCTCGAAGTCGCAAAGTGCGGTGGTGGGCTGGGCTCTTTGTTTGCTCGGCCTTTATCAATGGCTGTATAAATATCGAATAGTTTGA
- the LOC122614658 gene encoding postreplication repair E3 ubiquitin-protein ligase RAD18 — translation MSSHLQGHCAAGRNSVPILTIDLCSPEKRPAKRRCSELGDPEDPYRCPICLEYVRRRQPAATPCGHVFCCKCIETAICHFKKCPICNRKLTDRQIIHIYL, via the coding sequence ATGTCCTCGCACCTACAGGGCCACTGTGCAGCAGGGCGCAACAGTGTTCCCATTTTGACCATCGACCTGTGCAGTCCGGAAAAGCGGCCAGCAAAGCGCAGGTGCAGCGAGCTCGGAGATCCGGAGGATCCCTACAGGTGCCCCATTTGCTTGGAGTATGTGCGTCGACGCCAACCGGCTGCCACCCCTTGTGGCCACGTCTTCTGCTGCAAGTGCATCGAAACGGCCATCTGCCATTTCAAGAAGTGCCCAATATGCAACAGGAAACTGACTGATAGGCAAATAATTCACATATATCTTTAA